From a single Sorghum bicolor cultivar BTx623 chromosome 5, Sorghum_bicolor_NCBIv3, whole genome shotgun sequence genomic region:
- the LOC8072774 gene encoding fatty acyl-CoA reductase 1 isoform X1, with protein sequence MIGDELDSEVVVRYFRGKSILITGSTGFLGKVLAEKILRVQPDVKKLFLLIRAADVESAKQRVETEVTGREIFQILKQKHGNGFEGFIQEKVCPLPGDVMYENLGLAPAKLREVWKEIDIIVNGAATTNFYERYDVAFDTNVMGAKRICEFAKRCSKLKMLLHVSTAYVAGEQEGIVLEKPFHLGETLREGTHLDIESELNLIKETRRELKANRSSEKAERRTMKELGLKRAREFGWPNTYVFTKAMGEMLLGHFRGDLAVVIVRPSIITSILNEPLPGWMEGIRTIDSFIVGYAKQALSIFLVDLDLIMDVIPGDMVVNGMMVAMAAHSEDQTTLSIYHLTSSLRQPAPYAVLAESAHRYFLHNPPRSGGVGKKNNSGEPAVQQLSRMRFFRTLPRFQAYMAVKFRLPLEALRLLNIALCGAFSRRYDELSRKFRYVMHIAELYAPYALFKGCFDDSNTERLRAATANNNNNNGQDRKYDDFGFDPKCIDWDDYFYRVHIPGVVKYLCD encoded by the exons ATGATCGGTGATGAACTGGATTCAGAAGTTGTTGTACGCTACTTCAGAGGCAAGAGCATCCTGATCACTGGTTCAACTGGCTTCCTGGGGAAAG TGCTTGCGGAGAAGATACTGAGGGTTCAGCCGGATGTCAAGAAGCTCTTCCTCCTTATTCGAGCCGCCGATGTCGAGTCTGCGAAGCAGAGGGTCGAGACTGAG GTGACAGGAAGGGAGATCTTTCAAATTTTGAAACAAAAGCATGGTAATGGGTTTGAAGGCTTCATCCAAGAAAAAGTATGCCCTTTGCCAGGAGACGTCATGTATGAGAACTTGGGCCTAGCCCCTGCCAAACTGAGAGAAGTATGGAAAGAAATAGACATCATTGTCAATGGAGCTGCAACTACAAATTTCTACGAAAG GTATGATGTGGCTTTCGACACAAATGTCATGGGAGCCAAGCGCATATGCGAGTTTGCAAAGAGGTGCAGCAAACTGAAGATGCTGCTACATGTTTCAACAG CTTATGTAGCCGGTGAACAAGAAGGGATAGTGCTAGAGAAGCCATTCCATTTGGGTGAAACCCTGAGGGAAGGCACGCACCTGGACATCGAATCCGAACTAAATCTGATAAAAGAGACCAGGAGAGAACTGAAAGCCAACCGTTCTTCAGAAAAGGCTGAGAGAAGAACCATGAAGGAGCTTGGCCTCAAGAG GGCAAGGGAGTTTGGGTGGCCAAACACCTATGTGTTCACCAAAGCCATGGGGGAGATGCTGCTGGGACACTTTAGAGGAGATCTCGCAGTCGTCATCGTCCGGCCTAGCATCATAACCAGCATCCTGAACGAGCCGTTGCCTGGATGGATGGAAGGGATCAG GACAATTGACTCGTTCATCGTCGGCTACGCCAAGCAGGCTTTGTCAATCTTCTTAGTTGATCTCGACTTGATAATGGACGTG ATTCCGGGGGACATGGTGGTGAACGGCATGATGGTGGCCATGGCAGCGCACTCGGAGGATCAGACGACCCTGAGCATCTACCACCTGACGTCGTCGCTGCGGCAGCCGGCGCCGTACGCCGTCCTGGCCGAGTCGGCCCACCGCTACTTCCTCCACAACCCGCCGCGCTCCGGCGGCGTTGGCAAGAAGAACAACAGCGGCGAGCCCGCCGTGCAGCAGCTTAGCAGGATGCGCTTCTTCCGCACGCTCCCCAGGTTCCAAGCCTACATGGCCGTCAAGTTCAGGCTTCCCCTCGAGGCCCTTCGCCTGCTCAACATCGCCCTGTGCGGCGCCTTCTCCCGGCGCTACGACGAGCTCAGCAGGAAGTTCAGATACGTCATGCATATTGCAGAGCTGTATGCTCCATACGCCTTGTTCAAAGGATG CTTCGACGACTCCAACACAGAGAGGCTGAGGGCGGCGACGGcgaacaacaacaataataacggGCAAGACAGGAAATATGATGACTTTGGTTTTGATCCCAAGTGCATAGACTGGGACGACTACTTCTACAGGGTTCACATCCCAGGTGTTGTTAAGTACCTGTGTgattag
- the LOC8072774 gene encoding fatty acyl-CoA reductase 1 isoform X2, with translation MYENLGLAPAKLREVWKEIDIIVNGAATTNFYERYDVAFDTNVMGAKRICEFAKRCSKLKMLLHVSTAYVAGEQEGIVLEKPFHLGETLREGTHLDIESELNLIKETRRELKANRSSEKAERRTMKELGLKRAREFGWPNTYVFTKAMGEMLLGHFRGDLAVVIVRPSIITSILNEPLPGWMEGIRTIDSFIVGYAKQALSIFLVDLDLIMDVIPGDMVVNGMMVAMAAHSEDQTTLSIYHLTSSLRQPAPYAVLAESAHRYFLHNPPRSGGVGKKNNSGEPAVQQLSRMRFFRTLPRFQAYMAVKFRLPLEALRLLNIALCGAFSRRYDELSRKFRYVMHIAELYAPYALFKGCFDDSNTERLRAATANNNNNNGQDRKYDDFGFDPKCIDWDDYFYRVHIPGVVKYLCD, from the exons ATGTATGAGAACTTGGGCCTAGCCCCTGCCAAACTGAGAGAAGTATGGAAAGAAATAGACATCATTGTCAATGGAGCTGCAACTACAAATTTCTACGAAAG GTATGATGTGGCTTTCGACACAAATGTCATGGGAGCCAAGCGCATATGCGAGTTTGCAAAGAGGTGCAGCAAACTGAAGATGCTGCTACATGTTTCAACAG CTTATGTAGCCGGTGAACAAGAAGGGATAGTGCTAGAGAAGCCATTCCATTTGGGTGAAACCCTGAGGGAAGGCACGCACCTGGACATCGAATCCGAACTAAATCTGATAAAAGAGACCAGGAGAGAACTGAAAGCCAACCGTTCTTCAGAAAAGGCTGAGAGAAGAACCATGAAGGAGCTTGGCCTCAAGAG GGCAAGGGAGTTTGGGTGGCCAAACACCTATGTGTTCACCAAAGCCATGGGGGAGATGCTGCTGGGACACTTTAGAGGAGATCTCGCAGTCGTCATCGTCCGGCCTAGCATCATAACCAGCATCCTGAACGAGCCGTTGCCTGGATGGATGGAAGGGATCAG GACAATTGACTCGTTCATCGTCGGCTACGCCAAGCAGGCTTTGTCAATCTTCTTAGTTGATCTCGACTTGATAATGGACGTG ATTCCGGGGGACATGGTGGTGAACGGCATGATGGTGGCCATGGCAGCGCACTCGGAGGATCAGACGACCCTGAGCATCTACCACCTGACGTCGTCGCTGCGGCAGCCGGCGCCGTACGCCGTCCTGGCCGAGTCGGCCCACCGCTACTTCCTCCACAACCCGCCGCGCTCCGGCGGCGTTGGCAAGAAGAACAACAGCGGCGAGCCCGCCGTGCAGCAGCTTAGCAGGATGCGCTTCTTCCGCACGCTCCCCAGGTTCCAAGCCTACATGGCCGTCAAGTTCAGGCTTCCCCTCGAGGCCCTTCGCCTGCTCAACATCGCCCTGTGCGGCGCCTTCTCCCGGCGCTACGACGAGCTCAGCAGGAAGTTCAGATACGTCATGCATATTGCAGAGCTGTATGCTCCATACGCCTTGTTCAAAGGATG CTTCGACGACTCCAACACAGAGAGGCTGAGGGCGGCGACGGcgaacaacaacaataataacggGCAAGACAGGAAATATGATGACTTTGGTTTTGATCCCAAGTGCATAGACTGGGACGACTACTTCTACAGGGTTCACATCCCAGGTGTTGTTAAGTACCTGTGTgattag